Proteins co-encoded in one Halorussus lipolyticus genomic window:
- the hisS gene encoding histidine--tRNA ligase, with translation MYDRIKGFRDFYPGEMGARRETFDALESTARRYGFREIGTPALERTEMYVDKSGEEIVEELYSFEDQGGRDVALTPELTPTVARMVVAKQQELSKPIKWFSTRPFWRYEEPQSGRKREFYQTNVDIFGSSEPEADAELLACAADALTSLGLTSEDFEFRVSHRDILGGLLEAFDADVDTESAIRAVDKNEKVGQDEFYGLLNDAGLSYDQAREFDGLLDTPEDELDDLVAFAGTERVENAVGNLTDVLDAADDFGARDYCTLSLDTARGLDYYTGVVFECFDSTGDVSRSIFGGGRYDDLIEGFGGQSTPAVGFAVGDATLSLLLQRAGVWPDEELSTDYYVLQVGDTRDVAAEITRELRSEGNVVETDVSGRSFGAQLDYADSIGAETVVIVGEQDLADGNVTVKDMDSGDQTQAPVDDFPPEDEPRPTYEDFE, from the coding sequence ATGTACGACCGCATCAAGGGCTTCCGCGACTTCTACCCCGGCGAGATGGGGGCGCGCAGGGAGACATTCGACGCGCTCGAATCGACCGCGCGCCGCTACGGCTTCCGAGAAATCGGGACGCCCGCGCTGGAGCGCACCGAGATGTACGTGGACAAGAGCGGCGAGGAAATCGTCGAGGAACTCTACAGTTTCGAGGACCAAGGCGGCCGGGACGTGGCGCTGACGCCGGAACTCACACCGACCGTCGCCCGGATGGTCGTGGCGAAACAGCAGGAGCTATCGAAGCCAATCAAGTGGTTCTCGACGCGGCCCTTCTGGCGCTACGAGGAACCCCAGAGCGGTCGCAAGCGCGAGTTCTACCAGACCAACGTTGACATCTTCGGGTCGTCGGAACCCGAGGCCGATGCCGAACTGCTGGCGTGCGCCGCCGACGCGCTTACGAGTCTCGGACTCACCAGTGAGGACTTCGAGTTCCGGGTCAGCCACCGCGACATCTTGGGCGGCCTCCTCGAAGCCTTCGACGCCGACGTGGACACCGAGTCTGCGATTCGCGCGGTGGACAAGAACGAGAAGGTCGGCCAAGACGAGTTCTACGGCCTGCTCAACGACGCCGGCCTCTCCTACGACCAAGCCCGTGAGTTTGACGGCCTCCTCGACACACCCGAAGACGAGTTGGACGACCTCGTGGCGTTCGCCGGGACCGAGCGCGTCGAGAATGCGGTCGGCAACCTAACCGACGTGCTGGACGCCGCCGACGACTTCGGCGCGCGGGACTACTGCACGCTCTCGCTGGACACCGCCCGCGGACTGGACTACTACACCGGCGTCGTCTTCGAGTGCTTCGACTCGACGGGCGACGTGAGCCGTTCCATCTTCGGCGGCGGGCGCTACGACGACCTCATCGAGGGGTTCGGCGGCCAGTCCACGCCCGCAGTCGGGTTCGCGGTCGGCGACGCAACGCTGTCGCTCCTGCTCCAGCGCGCCGGCGTCTGGCCGGACGAGGAGCTTTCGACCGACTACTACGTCCTGCAGGTCGGCGACACCCGCGACGTGGCGGCCGAGATAACCCGCGAACTCCGCAGTGAGGGCAACGTCGTAGAGACCGACGTGTCGGGCCGGAGCTTCGGCGCGCAACTCGACTACGCCGACTCCATCGGCGCGGAGACGGTGGTCATCGTCGGCGAGCAGGACCTCGCGGACGGCAACGTGACGGTCAAGGACATGGACTCGGGCGACCAGACGCAAGCGCCAGTCGACGACTTCCCGCCCGAGGACGAACCGCGCCCGACCTACGAAGACTTCGAGTAG
- a CDS encoding type II toxin-antitoxin system RelE family toxin, producing the protein MSYEIFWSKEARDFFASLDEKSQRICFETLDYLEENPYPGRGQGDKKKLKAKDEEIYRIHVGRSYTAFYLILEDEKKVRVTDLMDIDKAHKEYGR; encoded by the coding sequence ATGAGCTACGAGATCTTCTGGAGTAAAGAAGCACGAGACTTCTTTGCTTCATTGGACGAGAAGAGCCAGCGAATCTGCTTCGAGACACTGGATTATCTCGAAGAGAACCCGTATCCGGGCCGCGGGCAGGGCGACAAGAAGAAATTGAAGGCCAAAGACGAAGAAATTTACCGGATACACGTTGGTCGGTCGTACACTGCGTTCTATCTCATCTTAGAAGATGAGAAGAAAGTACGTGTGACCGACTTAATGGACATCGACAAAGCGCACAAGGAATACGGCCGGTAG
- a CDS encoding site-2 protease family protein — translation MGSTDPPADGPSLERLSAVFRVYEARRDGDQLVYYGEPLVPRERLLETAWPLFKEHGYEVELTTDTGEYVLVAQPADNSIDGIPWTNVVLFLLTVVSTLYAGTAWYHIDLSNDPLAVFEAWPFAAAVLGVLATHELGHYVMTRYHGVDATLPYFIPMPTLIGTMGAVIRMKGQMPDREALFDIGVAGPLAGLIATIAVTAIGLSLPPEQVPASLMNNPNTIQVEFGYPPLLELIAWVLGEPTTYSEGLAVNPVVIGGWVGMFITFLNLIPVGQLDGGHIVRAILGEQQERVAALVPVALFGLAAYVFYIEEVSNASVLWVFWGLLTTYVAYVGPANPIDDEGLDPKRKAVGILTFVLGVLCFTPVPIEIIT, via the coding sequence ATGGGTTCGACCGACCCGCCTGCCGACGGTCCGTCGCTGGAGCGACTGAGTGCCGTATTTCGTGTCTACGAGGCCCGCCGCGACGGCGACCAGTTGGTGTACTACGGCGAACCGCTGGTCCCCCGAGAGCGACTGCTGGAGACGGCGTGGCCCCTGTTCAAGGAACACGGCTACGAGGTCGAGTTGACCACCGACACGGGCGAGTACGTGCTGGTGGCCCAACCCGCCGACAACAGCATCGACGGGATTCCGTGGACCAACGTCGTGCTGTTCCTGCTGACGGTCGTCTCGACGCTCTATGCCGGGACCGCGTGGTACCACATCGACCTCTCGAACGACCCGCTGGCGGTCTTCGAGGCGTGGCCGTTCGCCGCCGCGGTGCTGGGGGTGCTGGCGACTCACGAACTCGGTCACTACGTCATGACGCGGTATCACGGCGTGGACGCCACGCTCCCGTACTTCATCCCGATGCCGACGCTCATCGGGACGATGGGTGCGGTCATCCGGATGAAGGGCCAGATGCCGGATAGGGAAGCCCTGTTCGACATCGGCGTGGCGGGACCGCTAGCGGGCCTGATAGCGACCATCGCGGTCACGGCAATCGGTCTCTCGCTCCCGCCAGAGCAGGTCCCGGCGAGTCTGATGAACAACCCGAACACGATTCAGGTCGAGTTCGGCTATCCGCCCCTGCTCGAACTCATCGCGTGGGTGCTGGGCGAACCGACGACCTACAGCGAGGGACTGGCGGTCAACCCCGTCGTCATCGGCGGGTGGGTCGGGATGTTCATCACCTTCCTGAACCTCATCCCGGTCGGTCAGTTGGACGGCGGCCACATCGTCCGGGCGATTCTGGGCGAGCAACAGGAGCGCGTCGCCGCGCTGGTTCCGGTGGCGCTGTTCGGCCTCGCGGCCTACGTCTTCTACATCGAGGAGGTCAGCAACGCCTCGGTGCTGTGGGTGTTCTGGGGCCTGCTGACCACCTACGTCGCCTACGTCGGCCCGGCGAATCCCATCGACGACGAGGGGTTAGACCCCAAGCGCAAGGCCGTCGGGATTCTGACGTTCGTGCTGGGCGTGCTGTGCTTCACGCCGGTTCCCATCGAAATCATCACGTGA
- a CDS encoding SHOCT domain-containing protein has protein sequence MRKQSVQFEKDKLLGVLSVLTFGLTAFFAVVGVDFLVPTIFVLGFFLVIPLIAILGDSLPMVRDGGDDDVSVESIQTEQSGDDPIDELRTRYARGELTDAEFERRLERLLETEDAEASRSKERVFDRE, from the coding sequence ATGCGCAAGCAATCGGTACAGTTCGAGAAGGACAAACTCCTCGGAGTGCTATCGGTCCTGACGTTCGGGTTGACCGCGTTCTTCGCGGTGGTCGGCGTGGATTTCCTCGTGCCGACGATTTTCGTCCTCGGGTTCTTCCTCGTCATTCCGCTGATAGCGATTCTCGGCGACTCGTTGCCGATGGTCCGAGACGGAGGAGACGACGACGTGTCAGTCGAGTCGATACAGACCGAGCAGTCGGGCGACGACCCGATAGACGAACTCCGGACGCGCTACGCCAGAGGAGAACTGACGGACGCGGAGTTCGAGCGACGCCTCGAACGACTGCTGGAGACCGAGGACGCCGAGGCCAGCAGGTCGAAAGAGCGCGTCTTCGACCGCGAGTGA
- a CDS encoding lysylphosphatidylglycerol synthase transmembrane domain-containing protein has translation MDVDFGDARSILVGFGAGVVVLLALYSVVGLEDVLSALSRADPLLVGAVCAVAVAWLFAWGLALRTVLGVIAIEVTAWRAFLLLSGATFANNVTPFGQAGGEPFSALLVSRTTGTEYENGLAAVASVDTLNFVPSISFALLGVGYYATRFTVGDRVELAAGALLALALSVPVAAYLGWRNRHRVSDLVVRVGVPAGRAIGRVVPRVEPPEESRVRDRIEGFFTALERVGGDHHQLALALSFSALGWFLLSVSLWLSLGALGHWVPFAAALFIVPLGSVAGVTPLPGGLGGVEAALVLLIVPITGVDAQTAAAAALLHRGATYWLPVLLGGSATAMLEADNVQKSPSD, from the coding sequence ATGGACGTAGATTTCGGGGACGCACGCTCGATACTCGTCGGGTTCGGCGCTGGCGTCGTCGTCCTGCTGGCGCTGTACTCGGTGGTCGGACTGGAGGACGTGCTATCGGCGCTGTCACGGGCCGATCCCCTGCTCGTCGGGGCGGTCTGCGCTGTGGCAGTCGCGTGGCTGTTCGCGTGGGGGTTGGCGCTCCGGACCGTCCTCGGGGTCATCGCAATCGAGGTGACCGCGTGGCGCGCGTTCCTCCTGCTGTCCGGGGCGACGTTCGCCAACAACGTCACGCCGTTCGGGCAGGCCGGAGGAGAACCCTTCAGCGCGCTCCTCGTCTCGCGCACGACGGGGACCGAGTACGAGAACGGCCTCGCGGCCGTCGCCAGCGTGGACACGCTCAACTTCGTCCCCTCGATTTCGTTCGCCCTCCTCGGGGTGGGCTACTACGCGACCCGATTCACCGTGGGCGACCGAGTGGAACTCGCCGCGGGGGCGCTCCTCGCGCTGGCGCTTTCGGTCCCCGTTGCGGCCTACCTCGGGTGGCGCAACCGCCACCGCGTCTCGGACCTCGTGGTCCGGGTCGGCGTCCCTGCCGGGCGAGCAATCGGCCGGGTCGTGCCCCGCGTCGAACCGCCCGAGGAGTCCCGCGTCCGGGACCGAATCGAGGGCTTCTTCACCGCGCTGGAGCGAGTCGGCGGCGACCACCACCAGTTGGCGCTCGCGCTCTCGTTCTCGGCCCTCGGGTGGTTCCTGCTGTCGGTCTCGTTGTGGCTCTCTCTGGGCGCGCTGGGCCACTGGGTCCCGTTCGCGGCCGCGCTGTTCATCGTCCCCCTCGGGAGCGTGGCGGGCGTGACGCCCCTGCCCGGCGGCCTCGGCGGCGTGGAGGCCGCACTGGTCCTGCTCATCGTCCCCATCACGGGCGTCGATGCCCAGACCGCGGCCGCCGCCGCGCTCCTCCACCGGGGCGCAACCTACTGGCTCCCCGTCCTGCTGGGCGGGAGCGCCACTGCGATGCTGGAAGCCGACAACGTGCAGAAGTCGCCCAGCGACTGA
- the pepF gene encoding oligoendopeptidase F, with product MSSVPERSDIETEYKWDLESIYATDDEWEEAYEEVEDRLDELEAYEGRVTEDGETLLEVLELREEVMRQVEMVIGYARMRKDENTADQHYQALSSRGSALASQAGSASSFVGPEIQDLSEDELDQMIAETDGLEQYDHYLHDVLRLSEHTRSAEVENVLAELSEVTGASGDLYSMLMNSDMEFPTVEKPDGEAVEITQSNLTNLLKNQDREFRQTVHEEFYDELGEFHNTIGTALKSKVKGDVRLSQIHDYETAREAAMDGPNIPVEVYDNLVGTVRDNLDKLHRHAELKRDALGVDDLQMWDLYMPMTETETPDVEYEQAREYVVEAVGALGDDYQRRVQEGLDSRWVDVYETENKRSGAYSGGTYDTQPFILMNYQDDISSMFTLAHELGHSLHSQLTSENQPYVYGDYEIFVAEVASTVNESLLTRHLLDTVEDPTFRRHVLNEYLERFRATLYRQTMFADFEHQIHELVEDGEALTPGKADEIYGDLKSEFYEPAVVDDRIAREWARIPHFFNYTYYVYQYSTGISAAVALADEILETGEPAAERYLDFLKSGSTEYPLELLQTAGVDMSSPEPIQRALDVYDDHLDQMESLI from the coding sequence ATGAGTTCGGTTCCCGAGCGGTCGGACATCGAGACGGAATACAAGTGGGACTTAGAGAGCATCTACGCGACCGACGACGAGTGGGAGGAGGCCTACGAGGAAGTCGAGGACCGCTTAGACGAGTTGGAGGCCTACGAGGGCCGGGTCACCGAGGACGGCGAGACCCTGCTGGAAGTCCTCGAACTCCGCGAGGAGGTCATGCGACAGGTCGAGATGGTCATCGGCTACGCCCGAATGCGCAAGGACGAGAACACCGCCGACCAGCACTATCAGGCGCTGTCGTCTCGCGGGTCGGCGCTGGCCTCGCAGGCCGGGAGCGCGAGCAGTTTCGTCGGGCCGGAGATTCAGGACCTGAGCGAGGACGAACTCGACCAGATGATAGCCGAGACCGACGGTCTGGAGCAGTACGACCACTACCTTCACGACGTGCTTCGCCTCTCGGAACACACTCGCTCGGCGGAAGTCGAGAACGTGCTGGCGGAACTCAGCGAGGTCACGGGGGCCTCGGGCGACCTCTACAGCATGCTGATGAACTCCGACATGGAGTTCCCGACCGTCGAGAAACCCGACGGCGAGGCGGTCGAAATCACCCAGAGCAACCTCACCAACCTCCTGAAGAATCAGGACCGAGAGTTCCGTCAGACGGTCCACGAGGAGTTCTACGACGAACTGGGCGAGTTCCACAACACCATCGGCACCGCGCTCAAGAGCAAGGTCAAGGGCGACGTGCGACTCTCGCAGATTCACGACTACGAGACCGCCCGCGAGGCCGCCATGGACGGTCCCAACATCCCGGTCGAGGTGTACGACAACCTCGTCGGGACGGTCCGGGACAACCTCGACAAACTCCACCGACACGCCGAACTCAAGCGCGACGCCCTCGGCGTTGACGACCTCCAGATGTGGGACCTCTACATGCCCATGACGGAGACCGAGACCCCCGACGTGGAGTACGAGCAGGCCCGAGAGTACGTCGTGGAAGCGGTCGGCGCGCTCGGCGACGACTACCAGCGCCGGGTGCAGGAAGGTCTGGACTCGCGGTGGGTTGACGTCTACGAGACCGAGAACAAGCGGTCTGGAGCGTACAGCGGCGGCACCTACGACACCCAGCCGTTCATCCTGATGAACTATCAGGACGACATCTCGTCGATGTTCACGCTGGCCCACGAACTCGGCCACTCGCTCCACAGCCAACTCACCAGCGAGAACCAGCCATACGTCTACGGCGACTACGAAATCTTCGTGGCAGAGGTCGCCAGCACGGTCAACGAGTCCCTGCTGACCCGCCACCTGCTGGATACGGTCGAGGACCCGACCTTCCGGCGACACGTCCTCAACGAGTACCTCGAGCGGTTCCGCGCGACCCTCTACCGCCAGACGATGTTCGCCGACTTCGAACACCAGATTCACGAGTTGGTCGAGGACGGCGAGGCGCTCACCCCCGGCAAGGCCGACGAAATCTACGGCGACCTCAAATCGGAGTTCTACGAACCGGCGGTGGTGGACGACCGAATCGCCCGCGAGTGGGCGCGGATTCCCCACTTCTTCAACTACACCTACTACGTCTACCAGTACAGCACGGGCATCAGCGCGGCCGTCGCGCTCGCCGACGAGATTCTCGAAACCGGCGAACCCGCCGCCGAGCGCTACCTCGACTTCCTCAAGAGCGGTTCGACCGAGTACCCGCTGGAACTGCTTCAGACCGCGGGCGTCGATATGTCGTCGCCGGAACCCATCCAGCGCGCGCTGGACGTGTACGACGACCACCTCGACCAGATGGAATCGCTCATCTGA
- a CDS encoding C2H2-type zinc finger protein translates to MGTGECDHCGASFADEEDYLRHLRDEHPDELGPIEQRRVAELDPDDDGAPTAAVYGAVLGGLLLAGLLAYVLFSSGGGGASDPNTASLTQPRNVGAVHYHGTIDATIGGQELDFGRQRFQLQADAFHFENGEGERWHVHAERVTLAYAMQTLGIDVTNGTVAYDGTTYGDDPGETAIVEVNGESVTPGEYVLQKGDSVQIVANESN, encoded by the coding sequence ATGGGAACGGGGGAGTGCGACCACTGCGGAGCGTCGTTTGCAGACGAGGAGGACTACCTGCGCCACCTCCGGGACGAACACCCGGACGAACTCGGGCCGATAGAACAGCGCCGGGTGGCCGAACTGGACCCCGACGACGACGGTGCGCCGACCGCCGCGGTGTACGGCGCGGTCCTCGGCGGTCTCTTGCTTGCGGGCCTGCTGGCCTACGTCCTGTTCTCGTCGGGCGGCGGCGGGGCCAGCGACCCGAACACCGCGAGTCTGACCCAACCCCGGAACGTCGGCGCAGTCCACTACCACGGGACTATCGACGCCACCATCGGCGGGCAGGAACTCGACTTCGGCCGCCAGCGGTTCCAACTGCAGGCCGACGCCTTCCACTTCGAGAACGGTGAGGGCGAGCGGTGGCACGTCCACGCCGAACGGGTCACGCTGGCCTACGCGATGCAGACGCTCGGCATTGACGTGACCAACGGCACCGTCGCATACGACGGGACGACCTACGGCGACGACCCCGGAGAGACCGCCATCGTGGAAGTCAACGGCGAATCGGTGACGCCCGGTGAATACGTCCTGCAGAAGGGCGACAGCGTTCAAATCGTCGCCAACGAGTCGAACTAA
- a CDS encoding DNA-binding protein: MSDQPDDERLEELRKQKMQEMQEQGDQSEAQEQAQQQADAQKQAMLRKHLTDGARKRLNSVRMSKPDFADKVERQILALAQSGRVSGKIDEDKMKELLRELKPDSKSFNIRRR, translated from the coding sequence ATGAGCGACCAGCCCGACGACGAGCGACTTGAAGAACTCCGCAAGCAGAAGATGCAGGAGATGCAGGAGCAGGGCGACCAGAGCGAGGCCCAAGAGCAGGCCCAACAGCAGGCCGACGCCCAGAAGCAGGCGATGCTCCGCAAGCACCTCACCGACGGCGCGCGCAAGCGACTCAACTCCGTCCGGATGAGCAAGCCCGACTTCGCCGACAAGGTTGAGCGCCAAATCCTCGCGCTGGCCCAGAGTGGCCGCGTCAGCGGCAAAATCGACGAGGACAAGATGAAGGAACTCCTCCGCGAACTCAAGCCCGATTCCAAGAGCTTCAACATCCGTCGTCGGTGA
- a CDS encoding M28 family peptidase, which translates to MDPMNPETAAALGEAWRDDYPWEFITDLTEIGDRMGGHPGERRAAELVAEGFERAGAREVNIKSFEMNRWTRGDAELAVTDPVERSFETIALPYSPPGEVRGELVDAGHGTPEELDELDVEGKIVVASTTTPEGSRFIHRMEKFGHAVGAGAEAFIFRNHKPGQLPPTGSLRFDREAAVPGVGVSLETGDWLTDYADRGARAVLRVDAETSPATSHNAHGQLGPDTEDEILVVGHHDAHDIAEGALDNGCGITVVVSAAHLLAEMNLDTRVRVAGVGCEEVGLLGADALAERLDLDSVRAVVNVDGAGRFRDLRAHTHGSEAMGEIVASVADETNQPIGVREQVHPFSDHWPFLKRGVPALQLHSESDERGRGWGHTHADTRDKVDDRNLREHAMLTALLVREVARTDEIPRPSAESVAGNLRSGDYEEGMKAAGIWPDDWE; encoded by the coding sequence GTGGACCCCATGAACCCGGAGACCGCCGCCGCGCTCGGCGAGGCGTGGCGCGACGACTACCCGTGGGAGTTCATCACCGACCTGACCGAAATCGGCGACCGGATGGGCGGCCACCCCGGCGAGCGCCGGGCCGCCGAACTCGTCGCCGAGGGGTTCGAGCGCGCGGGGGCACGCGAAGTAAATATAAAATCCTTCGAGATGAACCGCTGGACCCGAGGAGACGCCGAACTCGCGGTCACCGACCCAGTAGAACGCTCGTTCGAGACCATCGCGCTCCCCTACTCGCCGCCGGGCGAGGTCCGCGGCGAACTCGTGGACGCGGGCCACGGCACCCCCGAGGAGCTAGACGAACTCGACGTGGAGGGCAAAATCGTGGTCGCGTCTACCACGACGCCCGAGGGGTCGCGGTTCATCCACCGGATGGAGAAGTTCGGCCACGCCGTCGGGGCCGGGGCCGAGGCCTTCATCTTCCGGAACCACAAGCCCGGCCAACTCCCGCCCACCGGGTCGCTCCGGTTCGACCGCGAGGCCGCGGTGCCCGGCGTGGGCGTGAGTCTCGAAACCGGCGACTGGTTGACCGACTACGCCGACCGGGGCGCTCGGGCCGTCCTCCGCGTCGATGCCGAGACGAGTCCCGCGACGAGTCACAACGCCCACGGGCAACTCGGGCCGGACACCGAAGACGAAATTCTCGTCGTCGGCCACCACGACGCTCACGACATCGCGGAGGGCGCGCTCGACAACGGGTGCGGCATCACGGTGGTCGTCTCTGCGGCCCACCTGCTCGCCGAGATGAATCTCGACACTCGGGTCCGGGTCGCGGGAGTCGGATGCGAGGAGGTCGGTCTCCTCGGGGCGGACGCGCTCGCGGAGCGACTCGACCTCGATTCGGTCCGGGCGGTCGTCAACGTGGACGGCGCGGGTCGGTTCCGGGACCTGCGCGCTCACACGCACGGCTCCGAGGCGATGGGCGAAATCGTGGCGTCGGTCGCCGACGAGACCAACCAGCCAATCGGAGTCCGCGAGCAGGTCCATCCCTTCAGCGACCACTGGCCCTTCCTCAAGCGCGGGGTGCCGGCGCTTCAACTCCACAGTGAAAGCGACGAGCGAGGGAGAGGGTGGGGTCACACCCATGCCGACACCCGCGACAAGGTGGACGACCGCAACCTGCGGGAACACGCTATGCTGACGGCCCTGCTGGTCCGCGAGGTTGCCCGGACCGACGAGATTCCCCGGCCGAGCGCCGAGTCGGTGGCCGGAAATCTCCGGTCGGGTGACTACGAGGAGGGCATGAAAGCGGCCGGAATCTGGCCCGACGACTGGGAGTAA
- the thiL gene encoding thiamine-phosphate kinase translates to MDERAALSLLTDRLPHAGDDAAVVDGQVLTTDMLHETTDFPAGTTRYTAGWRAVGASLSDVAAMGAEATAAVAVYAVPEFDEDLLANFVAGASDVCQTVGAEYVGGDLDESREFTTATTVLGQTDDPVYRSGASPGEVVCVTGTLGRTGAALGLFENNEIERANDLFRFEPRIAAGRAVAPHATAMMDSSDGLARSLHQLAEASDCGFSISWDSVPVDESVRETFDTEEMVRERSIFFGEDFELVFTVPEEHLSEIRSESPTPISVIGEVTASQIEMDGEELPDRGYTHGGD, encoded by the coding sequence ATGGACGAGCGGGCCGCACTGTCGCTCCTCACCGACCGACTGCCCCACGCCGGCGACGACGCGGCGGTCGTGGACGGACAGGTGCTGACGACCGACATGCTCCACGAGACCACCGACTTCCCCGCCGGAACCACCCGGTACACCGCCGGGTGGCGGGCAGTCGGGGCCTCGCTGTCGGATGTGGCCGCGATGGGTGCCGAGGCCACCGCCGCGGTCGCAGTCTACGCTGTGCCCGAGTTTGACGAGGACCTCCTCGCCAACTTCGTCGCCGGCGCGAGCGACGTGTGCCAGACGGTCGGCGCGGAGTACGTCGGCGGCGACTTGGACGAGAGTCGGGAGTTCACCACCGCCACGACCGTCCTCGGGCAGACCGACGACCCGGTGTACCGCTCCGGCGCGAGTCCGGGCGAGGTCGTCTGCGTCACCGGCACCCTCGGGCGGACCGGCGCGGCGCTCGGACTGTTCGAGAACAACGAAATCGAGCGCGCCAACGACCTGTTCCGCTTCGAGCCACGAATCGCGGCGGGCCGAGCAGTCGCCCCGCACGCCACCGCGATGATGGACTCCAGCGATGGCCTCGCGCGCTCGCTCCACCAACTCGCCGAGGCCAGCGACTGCGGATTCTCCATCTCGTGGGACAGCGTGCCGGTGGACGAGTCGGTCCGCGAAACCTTCGACACCGAGGAGATGGTCCGCGAACGCTCGATATTCTTCGGCGAGGACTTCGAACTCGTGTTCACCGTGCCCGAGGAGCATCTCTCCGAGATTCGGTCCGAATCGCCGACGCCGATTTCGGTGATTGGAGAGGTCACGGCCTCGCAAATCGAGATGGACGGCGAGGAGCTACCGGACCGCGGGTACACCCACGGCGGAGATTAA
- the truA gene encoding tRNA pseudouridine(38-40) synthase TruA, whose protein sequence is MRAFRVAYDGRPFHGFQRQPDVPTVEDAIFDAVRALGAADGKPEGYAAAGRTDAGVSAVAQTVAFECPDWLTPSALNSELPASVRAWASAEAPDDFHATHHAESRAYVYHCYAPDADLGRAEEALARLCDGENDFHNLTPDDDNTVRDLSGEVRRDTDYLVFELRAGGFVREMVRRVVSLVRAVATGDAELAKVERVLGPDKIDGPAGVPPAPASPLVLVDAVYPRLAFSVDDEAAESARGVFESLREERATGARVAREVAGRIEPE, encoded by the coding sequence ATGCGCGCATTTCGGGTCGCCTACGACGGTCGGCCCTTCCACGGCTTCCAGCGCCAACCCGACGTGCCGACCGTCGAGGACGCGATTTTCGACGCGGTGCGGGCGCTCGGTGCGGCCGACGGCAAGCCCGAGGGCTACGCCGCGGCGGGGCGGACCGACGCCGGCGTCTCGGCGGTGGCCCAGACCGTCGCCTTCGAGTGCCCCGACTGGCTCACCCCGTCTGCGCTGAACAGCGAACTCCCCGCCAGCGTCCGGGCGTGGGCCAGCGCCGAGGCCCCCGACGACTTCCACGCGACCCACCACGCCGAGTCGCGGGCCTACGTCTACCACTGCTACGCCCCCGACGCCGACCTCGGGCGGGCCGAGGAGGCCCTTGCTCGCCTCTGCGACGGCGAGAACGACTTTCACAACCTCACGCCGGACGACGACAACACCGTCAGGGACCTCAGCGGCGAGGTCCGCCGCGATACGGACTACCTCGTCTTCGAACTCCGGGCCGGCGGGTTCGTCCGCGAGATGGTCCGGCGCGTCGTCTCGCTGGTCCGGGCGGTGGCGACCGGTGACGCCGAGTTAGCGAAGGTAGAGCGCGTGTTAGGCCCGGACAAAATCGACGGTCCGGCGGGCGTACCGCCCGCTCCCGCCTCCCCACTCGTGCTGGTCGATGCGGTCTATCCGCGTCTGGCGTTCTCGGTGGACGACGAGGCCGCCGAGAGCGCCCGCGGGGTCTTCGAGTCCCTGCGCGAGGAGCGCGCCACGGGGGCCAGAGTCGCACGAGAGGTCGCGGGGCGAATCGAACCGGAGTAA
- a CDS encoding 30S ribosomal protein S19e → MTTLYDVPADDLIDAVAAKLEDRFDQPDWAEYAKTGESRELPPQQENFWHRRAASLLRKVATDGPVGVERLSTEYGDKKDGSNRYQVAPEHRTDGSQKVIRTMLQQLEDEDLVDTEGNAGRIATGEGRSLLDDTAGEVMEDLDRPELERYA, encoded by the coding sequence ATGACGACGCTCTACGACGTTCCCGCGGACGACCTCATCGACGCGGTCGCCGCAAAACTGGAGGACCGATTCGACCAACCCGATTGGGCCGAGTACGCCAAGACCGGCGAGAGCCGCGAACTTCCGCCCCAGCAGGAGAACTTCTGGCACCGACGCGCCGCCAGCCTCCTCCGCAAGGTCGCCACCGACGGCCCGGTCGGCGTCGAGCGACTCTCGACCGAGTACGGCGACAAGAAGGACGGGTCGAACCGCTATCAGGTCGCCCCCGAACACCGCACGGACGGGAGCCAGAAGGTCATCCGGACGATGCTCCAGCAACTCGAAGACGAGGACCTCGTGGACACCGAGGGCAACGCGGGCCGTATCGCCACCGGCGAGGGTCGCAGTCTCCTCGACGACACCGCGGGCGAGGTCATGGAAGACCTCGACCGTCCCGAACTCGAACGCTACGCCTAA